In a genomic window of Pseudomonas oryzihabitans:
- a CDS encoding PA3496 family putative envelope integrity protein: protein MTALVQESSVRLDSKTRRKLQDQRRMKFRRAIEARAEEQRLAVELDESLFLNQLLDERQAQRLQQVPGRYLTH, encoded by the coding sequence ATGACCGCTCTCGTCCAGGAATCCAGCGTTCGTCTCGACAGCAAGACTCGCAGAAAGCTACAGGATCAACGGCGTATGAAGTTTCGCCGTGCCATCGAGGCGCGTGCCGAAGAGCAGCGGCTCGCGGTCGAACTCGATGAATCGCTGTTCCTCAATCAGCTGCTGGACGAACGCCAGGCGCAGCGCTTGCAGCAGGTTCCAGGGCGATACCTAACGCATTGA
- a CDS encoding LysR family transcriptional regulator, producing the protein MRKPLMRLTFRQLQVFEAVCEARSYSRAADIMALTQPAVSLQVRQLEEVVGAPLFNYLNRTLYLTEAGEALRQTGRDLFARLGSLDMQLSNLRGALHGQLRLGVESSAQYLAPHLFSQFRNSHPQVNLALTVGNHVRVLRRLTENREDVALMSVVPSGSDLEFLPLLDNAIVAVARPGHALAGRKGLTLRELTAYPLLVREPGSGTRQACEDYLKQKRAHFAEQLEIGAFEAQREAVRAGLGLALLPRQAIRSDLVAGSLIELDVAELPLRRSWCVVHPRGKPLSPVAQAFVDYLRSQRSLINALGIALEPAASAAPGVRPAAD; encoded by the coding sequence ATGCGTAAACCCTTGATGCGGCTCACCTTTCGCCAACTGCAGGTATTCGAAGCCGTGTGCGAGGCGCGCTCCTACAGCCGTGCCGCCGACATCATGGCGCTAACTCAACCCGCGGTGAGCCTGCAGGTGCGTCAGCTCGAAGAGGTGGTGGGCGCGCCGCTGTTCAACTACCTCAATCGCACCCTTTATCTCACCGAGGCCGGTGAGGCCTTGCGCCAGACTGGTCGTGATCTGTTCGCACGGCTGGGCAGCCTGGACATGCAGTTGTCGAATCTACGCGGCGCCCTGCACGGGCAGTTGCGCCTGGGTGTGGAAAGCAGCGCCCAGTACCTGGCGCCGCATCTGTTCAGCCAGTTCCGCAACAGCCACCCCCAGGTCAACCTGGCGCTGACCGTGGGCAACCACGTCCGGGTGCTGCGGCGGCTGACGGAAAATCGCGAGGACGTAGCCCTGATGTCCGTCGTACCGAGCGGTTCGGACCTGGAGTTCCTGCCCTTGCTGGACAATGCCATCGTCGCCGTGGCGCGTCCTGGTCATGCTCTGGCGGGGCGCAAGGGACTGACCCTACGCGAGCTGACGGCCTATCCCCTGCTGGTCCGCGAACCCGGCTCCGGCACGCGCCAGGCCTGCGAGGACTACCTCAAGCAGAAGCGCGCGCACTTCGCCGAGCAGCTGGAGATCGGTGCCTTCGAGGCGCAACGCGAAGCCGTCCGCGCCGGCCTGGGCCTGGCCCTGCTGCCGCGTCAGGCCATTCGCAGCGATCTGGTCGCCGGCAGCCTGATCGAGCTGGACGTCGCCGAGCTGCCACTGCGGCGCTCCTGGTGCGTGGTCCATCCGCGCGGCAAGCCGCTCTCGCCGGTGGCCCAGGCCTTCGTCGACTACCTGCGCAGCCAGCGCAGCCTGATCAATGCGTTAGGTATCGCCCTGGAACCTGCTGCAAGCGCTGCGCCTGGCGTTCGTCCAGCAGCTGATTGA
- a CDS encoding acetyl-CoA carboxylase biotin carboxylase subunit — protein MIKKILIANRGEIAVRIVRACAEMGIRSVAVYSDADRQALHVKRADEAHGIGSDPLEGYLNPRKLVNLAVETGCDALHPGYGFLSENAELAEICAQRGIRFIGPSAEVIRRMGDKTEARRSMIAAGVPCTPGTEGNVADLAEALREGDRIGYPVMLKATSGGGGRGIRRCNSREELEQAYPRVISEATKAFGSAEVFLEKCIVNPKHIEAQILADSHGNTVHLFERDCSIQRRNQKLIEIAPSPQLTPEQRAYIGDLSVRAAKAVGYENAGTVEFLLAEGEVYFMEMNTRVQVEHTITEEITGIDIVREQIRIASGLPLSFAQEDVQHRGFALQFRINAEDPKNNFLPSFGKITRYYAPGGPGVRTDTAIYTGYVIPPYYDSMCLKLIVWALTWEEAMDRGLRALDDMRVQGVKTTAPYYEAILRDPEFRSGRFNTSFVESHPELTQYSIKRNPTHLAIAIAAAIAAHAGL, from the coding sequence GTGATCAAGAAGATACTCATCGCCAACCGGGGCGAGATCGCGGTTCGTATCGTCCGGGCATGTGCCGAGATGGGCATTCGCTCGGTGGCGGTCTATTCCGATGCCGATCGCCAAGCGCTCCACGTGAAACGTGCTGACGAAGCCCATGGCATCGGCAGCGATCCGCTCGAGGGCTATCTCAACCCGCGCAAGCTGGTGAATCTGGCGGTGGAGACCGGTTGCGATGCGCTGCATCCCGGCTACGGTTTCCTCTCCGAGAACGCCGAACTGGCGGAGATCTGCGCCCAGCGTGGCATTCGCTTCATCGGGCCGTCCGCCGAGGTGATTCGGCGCATGGGTGACAAGACCGAGGCGCGCCGCAGCATGATCGCCGCCGGGGTGCCCTGCACGCCCGGCACCGAAGGTAACGTGGCAGATCTGGCCGAGGCCCTGCGCGAGGGCGATCGCATCGGCTATCCGGTGATGCTCAAGGCCACCTCCGGCGGAGGCGGTCGCGGTATCCGCCGCTGCAATTCGCGCGAGGAGTTGGAACAGGCCTATCCGCGGGTGATTTCCGAGGCGACCAAGGCCTTCGGTTCGGCCGAAGTGTTCCTCGAGAAATGCATCGTCAATCCCAAGCACATCGAGGCGCAGATCCTCGCCGACAGCCATGGCAACACCGTGCACCTGTTCGAGCGCGACTGCTCCATCCAGCGGCGTAACCAGAAGCTGATCGAGATCGCCCCCAGCCCGCAGCTCACCCCCGAGCAGCGCGCCTACATCGGCGACCTGTCCGTGCGCGCGGCCAAGGCGGTGGGCTACGAGAACGCCGGTACCGTGGAATTCCTGCTCGCCGAAGGCGAAGTGTACTTCATGGAAATGAACACCCGGGTGCAGGTGGAGCACACCATTACCGAGGAAATCACCGGCATCGACATCGTCCGCGAGCAGATCCGCATCGCGTCCGGCCTGCCGCTGTCCTTCGCCCAGGAAGATGTCCAGCACCGCGGCTTCGCCCTGCAGTTTCGCATCAACGCCGAAGACCCGAAGAACAACTTCCTGCCGAGCTTCGGCAAGATCACCCGCTACTACGCACCGGGTGGCCCGGGGGTACGGACCGACACGGCCATCTATACCGGCTACGTCATCCCGCCGTACTACGACTCCATGTGCCTGAAGCTGATCGTCTGGGCGCTGACCTGGGAAGAGGCCATGGATCGTGGCCTGCGCGCCCTGGACGACATGCGCGTGCAGGGGGTGAAGACCACCGCGCCCTACTACGAGGCCATCCTGCGCGATCCGGAATTCCGCAGCGGACGCTTCAATACCAGCTTCGTGGAAAGCCATCCGGAGCTGACCCAGTACTCGATCAAGCGCAACCCGACGCACCTGGCCATCGCCATCGCCGCCGCCATTGCCGCCCATGCCGGTTTGTAA
- the oadA gene encoding sodium-extruding oxaloacetate decarboxylase subunit alpha produces the protein MKTIQITDTILRDAHQSLLATRMRTEDMLPICAKLDQVGYWSLEVWGGATFDACVRFLKEDPWERLRQLRKALPNTRLQMLLRGQNLLGYRHYSDDVVEAFVERAAANGTDVFRIFDAMNDVRNLETAIRAVKATGKHAQGTLCYTTSPVHTVAAFVDQARRMADLGVDSIAIKDMAGLLTPYATGDLVKALKEALSLDVVVHSHDTAGVASMCQLKAVENGADRIETAISSMAWGTSHPGTESMVAALRDTPYDTGLDLELLQEIGLYFHAVRKKYHQFESEFTGVDTRVQVNQVPGGMISNLANQLREQGALNRMNEVLEEIPRVRKDLGYPPLVTPTSQIVGTQAFFNVLAGERYKTITNEVKLYLQGRYGKAPGEICEQLRKQAIGQEEVIDVRPADLLSPELARLRADIGDLAQSEEDVLTFAMFPDIGRKFLEERAAGTLVPEALLPIPSADGVAAVGGQGVPTAFSVDVHGETYQVDITGIGLKTEGKRHFYLSIDGVPEEVVFKASGDFVAEGGQRRRQAERPGDVSTTMPGNIVEVLVKEGDQVKAGQGVLVTEAMKMETEIQAPIAGTVTAVRVAKGDRVNPGEVLIEIEG, from the coding sequence ATGAAAACCATCCAGATCACCGACACCATCCTGCGTGACGCCCACCAATCGCTGCTGGCGACCCGCATGCGCACCGAAGACATGCTGCCGATCTGCGCCAAGCTCGACCAGGTCGGCTACTGGTCGCTGGAAGTCTGGGGCGGCGCCACCTTCGACGCCTGCGTGCGCTTCCTCAAGGAGGATCCCTGGGAGCGCCTGCGCCAGCTGCGCAAGGCTTTGCCCAATACCCGCCTGCAGATGCTCCTGCGTGGCCAGAACCTCCTGGGCTACCGGCACTACAGCGACGACGTGGTCGAGGCCTTCGTCGAACGCGCCGCGGCCAATGGCACCGACGTCTTCCGCATCTTCGATGCCATGAACGATGTGCGGAACCTGGAAACCGCCATCCGCGCGGTCAAGGCCACCGGCAAGCACGCCCAGGGCACCCTCTGCTACACCACCAGCCCGGTGCACACGGTGGCGGCCTTCGTCGACCAGGCGCGGCGCATGGCCGACCTGGGCGTGGATTCCATCGCCATCAAGGACATGGCCGGCCTGCTCACGCCCTATGCCACCGGCGATCTGGTGAAGGCGCTCAAGGAGGCCCTGTCGCTGGATGTGGTGGTGCATTCCCACGACACCGCCGGCGTGGCTTCCATGTGCCAGCTCAAGGCGGTGGAGAACGGCGCCGACCGCATCGAGACGGCGATCTCCAGCATGGCTTGGGGCACCAGCCATCCGGGTACCGAATCCATGGTCGCCGCCTTGCGTGACACCCCCTACGACACCGGGCTGGATCTGGAGCTGCTGCAGGAGATCGGCCTGTACTTCCATGCGGTGCGCAAGAAGTACCACCAGTTCGAGAGCGAATTCACTGGCGTCGACACCCGGGTGCAGGTCAACCAGGTGCCGGGCGGCATGATCTCCAACCTGGCCAACCAGTTGCGCGAGCAGGGTGCCCTCAATCGCATGAACGAGGTGCTCGAGGAAATCCCGCGGGTGCGCAAGGATCTGGGCTACCCACCCCTGGTGACCCCGACCTCACAGATCGTCGGCACCCAGGCGTTCTTCAACGTGCTGGCCGGCGAGCGCTACAAGACCATCACCAACGAGGTGAAGCTCTATCTGCAAGGCCGCTACGGCAAGGCCCCGGGCGAGATCTGCGAGCAGCTGCGCAAGCAGGCCATCGGTCAGGAAGAGGTCATCGACGTCCGTCCCGCCGATCTGCTCAGCCCCGAACTGGCGCGCCTGCGGGCCGACATCGGTGACCTGGCCCAGAGCGAAGAAGACGTCCTGACCTTCGCCATGTTCCCCGACATCGGGCGCAAGTTTCTCGAAGAGCGCGCTGCCGGCACCCTGGTGCCGGAAGCCTTGCTGCCCATCCCCAGTGCGGATGGTGTGGCGGCCGTGGGCGGCCAGGGCGTGCCGACCGCCTTCAGCGTCGACGTGCATGGCGAGACCTACCAGGTGGACATCACCGGCATTGGCCTGAAGACCGAGGGCAAGCGGCACTTCTATCTGTCTATCGACGGGGTGCCGGAAGAGGTGGTGTTCAAGGCCAGTGGCGACTTCGTCGCCGAGGGTGGCCAGCGGCGGCGCCAGGCGGAGCGTCCGGGCGATGTCAGCACCACCATGCCGGGCAACATCGTCGAGGTACTGGTGAAGGAAGGCGATCAGGTCAAGGCCGGGCAGGGCGTGCTGGTCACCGAAGCCATGAAGATGGAAACCGAGATCCAGGCGCCCATCGCCGGTACCGTTACCGCGGTACGGGTGGCCAAGGGCGACCGGGTGAATCCGGGTGAAGTTTTGATTGAAATCGAAGGCTGA
- a CDS encoding metal ABC transporter substrate-binding protein: MLKETRRWALAGLLGLLLGNAQAAEPFKVVTTFTVIADMARNVAGDAAQVESITKPGAEIHNYQPTPGDLLKARDAQLVLWNGLNLELWFERFFSRMKEVPSAVVSQGITPIAIAEGPYAGKPNPHAWMSPTAALVYVDNIRDALAEHDPANADTYRRNAEAYKARITATLEPLRQQLQAIPKPRRWLVSSEGAFSYLARDLGLRELYLWPINADGQGTPQQVRRVIETVRAERIPAVFSESTVSAAPAEQVARESGARYGGVLYVDSLSAADGPVPTYLELLRVTTATLVQGLAP; this comes from the coding sequence ATGCTGAAAGAGACGAGACGCTGGGCGCTGGCGGGTCTGCTGGGATTGCTGTTGGGCAATGCCCAGGCCGCCGAGCCATTCAAGGTGGTGACCACCTTCACGGTGATCGCCGACATGGCGCGCAATGTGGCCGGGGACGCCGCCCAGGTGGAGTCCATCACCAAGCCCGGTGCCGAGATCCACAACTACCAGCCTACCCCGGGCGATCTGCTCAAGGCGCGCGATGCCCAGCTGGTGCTGTGGAATGGCCTGAATCTGGAGCTATGGTTCGAGCGGTTCTTCAGTCGTATGAAGGAGGTGCCCAGCGCTGTGGTTTCCCAGGGCATCACGCCCATTGCCATCGCCGAGGGGCCCTACGCCGGCAAGCCCAATCCGCATGCCTGGATGTCGCCCACGGCGGCCTTGGTCTATGTCGACAACATCCGCGATGCCCTGGCCGAACACGATCCGGCCAATGCCGACACCTACAGACGCAACGCCGAGGCCTACAAGGCGCGCATCACCGCGACCCTCGAACCCCTGCGCCAGCAATTACAGGCGATTCCCAAGCCGCGTCGCTGGCTGGTGTCGAGCGAAGGCGCCTTCAGCTACCTGGCCCGCGATCTCGGGCTCAGGGAGCTCTATCTGTGGCCGATCAACGCCGATGGGCAGGGCACGCCGCAACAGGTACGGCGGGTGATCGAAACGGTACGCGCCGAGCGCATTCCGGCGGTGTTCAGCGAGAGCACGGTCTCCGCCGCGCCGGCCGAGCAGGTGGCGCGGGAAAGCGGCGCGCGTTACGGCGGGGTGCTCTATGTGGATTCCCTCAGCGCTGCCGACGGTCCGGTCCCCACCTATCTGGAGCTGCTGCGGGTAACCACCGCGACCCTGGTGCAGGGGTTGGCGCCATGA
- a CDS encoding metal ABC transporter ATP-binding protein: MIALDGVSVTYRNGHSALRDASLVVPGGSITALVGVNGSGKSTLFKAIMGFVPLRSGQVRVDDLPVAQALKRNRIAYVPQSEDVDWDFPVRVEDVVLMGRYGRMNFLRLARAADHQAVDAALARVGLTELRKRQIGELSGGQKKRVFLARALAQDSRVILLDEPFTGVDATSERAIIELLQALRAEGRAMLVSTHDLASIERFCDRTVLLNRTVLAQGPTTEVFTRENLERTFGGALRLFDGGRPASQPPRWRERA, encoded by the coding sequence ATGATCGCCCTCGACGGGGTCAGCGTGACCTATCGCAACGGCCACAGCGCCTTGCGCGATGCCAGCCTGGTGGTGCCTGGTGGCTCCATCACCGCGCTGGTCGGAGTCAATGGCAGCGGCAAGTCGACGCTGTTCAAGGCGATCATGGGCTTCGTGCCCCTCCGCAGCGGCCAGGTGCGGGTCGATGACTTGCCCGTCGCCCAGGCGCTCAAGCGCAATCGGATCGCCTATGTACCCCAGAGCGAGGACGTGGATTGGGACTTTCCGGTACGGGTGGAGGACGTGGTGCTCATGGGGCGTTACGGCCGGATGAATTTCCTGCGCCTGGCGCGGGCTGCCGATCACCAGGCGGTGGACGCCGCCCTGGCCCGGGTCGGGCTGACCGAGCTGCGCAAGCGGCAGATCGGTGAACTCTCCGGTGGCCAGAAGAAGCGCGTCTTCCTGGCGCGCGCCCTGGCCCAGGACAGCCGGGTGATCCTCCTGGACGAACCCTTCACCGGGGTGGACGCCACCTCCGAGCGCGCCATCATCGAGTTGCTCCAGGCGCTGCGTGCCGAGGGTCGCGCCATGCTGGTCTCGACCCATGACCTGGCCAGCATCGAGCGCTTCTGTGACCGTACCGTGCTGCTCAATCGCACCGTGCTGGCCCAGGGGCCGACGACCGAGGTGTTCACCCGGGAAAATCTGGAGCGCACCTTCGGCGGTGCCCTGCGCCTGTTCGACGGCGGTCGCCCGGCGTCGCAGCCGCCCCGGTGGCGGGAGCGGGCCTGA
- a CDS encoding metal ABC transporter permease — protein sequence MEVLLEPLAYGYMRNALGAAALVGGLCAFLSAYLMLKGWSLIGDALSHAVVPGVAGAYLLGLPLALGAFVAGGAAAGAMLGLRQYTRLKEDVIIGLIFSAFFGGGLFLVSLAPVAVDIQTIVFGNILTITPEASRQLLIIATLSLLVLLLKWRDLLLVFFDEGQARACGLNPTLYRLLFFTLLALSTVAAMQTVGAFLVIALVVTPGATAYLLSDRFARVVLISVAIGVGSGLLGTYLSYFLDGATGGCVVVLQTLIFLLAFVLAPRHGLLANRRRARQTAEEG from the coding sequence ATGGAGGTGCTGCTGGAGCCGCTGGCCTACGGCTACATGAGGAATGCCCTGGGTGCCGCCGCCCTGGTGGGCGGACTCTGCGCCTTTCTCTCCGCCTACCTGATGCTCAAGGGCTGGTCGCTGATCGGCGATGCCCTGTCCCATGCCGTGGTGCCGGGTGTGGCCGGCGCCTATCTACTGGGGCTGCCGCTGGCCCTGGGCGCCTTTGTCGCCGGTGGCGCGGCGGCGGGGGCCATGCTCGGGCTACGGCAATACACCCGGCTCAAGGAGGACGTCATCATCGGCCTGATCTTCAGCGCCTTCTTCGGCGGCGGCCTGTTCCTGGTGTCCCTGGCGCCAGTGGCGGTGGACATCCAGACCATCGTCTTCGGCAACATCCTGACCATCACCCCGGAGGCCAGTCGCCAGTTGCTGATCATCGCCACCCTTTCCCTGCTGGTACTGCTGCTCAAGTGGCGCGATCTGCTGCTGGTGTTCTTCGACGAGGGCCAGGCGCGTGCCTGTGGACTCAATCCCACGTTGTACCGGCTGCTGTTCTTCACCTTGCTGGCGCTGAGCACGGTGGCGGCGATGCAGACGGTAGGTGCCTTCCTGGTCATCGCCCTGGTGGTGACGCCGGGTGCCACCGCCTATCTACTCAGCGACCGCTTCGCGCGGGTGGTGCTGATCAGCGTGGCCATCGGCGTCGGCAGTGGCCTGCTGGGCACCTACCTCAGCTACTTCCTCGATGGCGCCACCGGTGGCTGCGTGGTGGTGCTGCAGACGCTGATCTTCCTGTTGGCCTTCGTGCTGGCGCCACGCCATGGCCTGCTGGCCAACCGGCGGCGGGCGCGGCAGACGGCGGAGGAGGGCTGA
- a CDS encoding metal ABC transporter permease, which produces MDWLRLVLEVDFMRQALLMAVLVAVPTALLSCFLVLKGWALLGDAIAHAVFPGLVLASALGAPLVAGAFVAGLGCALATGYLKRHSRVKQDTLMGVVFSGMFGLGLVLHAKLATDLHLDHILLGDLLGVTPAAFWQMAVIAAVVTVVLACSWRDLLVLAFDPAQARALGLRVGLLHYGLLGLIALTVVGALQTVGMVPVVALLIAPGATAFLLTRSFGGMLLVATTLAVAAAVGGVLLSFVWDSAPAPTLVVLLTAGFLLALTWRLWRDRRRSDDKGVQSA; this is translated from the coding sequence ATGGACTGGCTGCGACTGGTCCTGGAAGTCGACTTCATGCGCCAGGCGCTGCTGATGGCCGTGCTGGTGGCCGTGCCCACGGCGCTGCTGTCGTGCTTTCTGGTACTCAAGGGCTGGGCGCTGTTGGGCGATGCCATCGCCCATGCGGTGTTTCCCGGCCTGGTGCTGGCCTCGGCGCTGGGTGCGCCACTGGTGGCCGGCGCCTTCGTCGCCGGGCTGGGCTGTGCCCTGGCCACCGGTTACTTGAAGCGTCATAGCCGGGTGAAGCAAGACACCCTGATGGGGGTGGTCTTCTCCGGCATGTTCGGCCTGGGGCTGGTACTGCACGCCAAGTTGGCCACCGACTTGCACCTGGACCATATCCTGCTCGGCGATCTGCTGGGGGTGACCCCGGCGGCCTTCTGGCAGATGGCGGTGATCGCGGCCGTGGTGACGGTGGTGCTGGCCTGCAGTTGGCGCGATCTGCTGGTGCTGGCCTTCGATCCGGCCCAGGCGCGGGCGCTGGGTCTCCGGGTGGGTCTGCTGCACTACGGCTTGCTCGGGCTCATTGCCCTGACCGTGGTCGGTGCCTTGCAGACGGTTGGCATGGTGCCTGTGGTGGCGTTGTTGATCGCGCCCGGCGCCACGGCTTTCCTGCTCACCCGCTCCTTTGGTGGGATGCTGCTGGTGGCCACGACCTTGGCGGTGGCGGCGGCCGTAGGTGGCGTGCTGCTGAGCTTCGTCTGGGACAGCGCCCCGGCGCCGACGCTGGTGGTATTGCTGACCGCCGGCTTCCTGCTGGCCCTGACATGGCGTCTGTGGCGGGATCGACGTCGCTCGGACGATAAGGGTGTTCAATCGGCCTGA
- a CDS encoding CBS domain-containing protein, which yields MKTVAQLLAAKTQQTVYTTTPEASVLEALQLMADKNVGALPVLRGNELVGIVSERDYARKMVLQGRSSYATPVSTIMTAAVIIILPQQTVADCLELMTEHRLRHLPVMGNGQLIGLLSIGDLVKETMVEQAELIRQLEGYIRGE from the coding sequence ATGAAAACCGTCGCCCAGTTGCTCGCTGCCAAAACCCAGCAAACCGTCTACACCACCACGCCGGAAGCCTCGGTGCTCGAGGCGCTGCAACTGATGGCGGACAAGAACGTCGGTGCCCTGCCGGTGTTGCGCGGTAACGAACTGGTCGGCATCGTCAGCGAGCGTGACTATGCGCGCAAGATGGTGCTGCAGGGGCGCTCTTCCTACGCCACCCCGGTGAGTACCATCATGACCGCCGCGGTGATCATCATCCTGCCGCAGCAAACGGTCGCCGATTGCCTGGAGTTGATGACCGAGCATCGCCTGCGCCACCTGCCGGTGATGGGTAATGGTCAACTGATCGGCTTGCTGTCCATCGGCGACCTGGTCAAGGAAACCATGGTCGAGCAGGCCGAGTTGATCCGGCAGCTGGAAGGCTACATCCGCGGCGAATGA
- a CDS encoding GNAT family N-acetyltransferase: MTTLAWSPARPPQPRPLQGQYVRLEPLDPARHGADLWLELQAGERADPTLWDFLPYGPFADQAAFATWLAGLAPGRDPLFYAVVDPRDGRALGQLSLMSIVPEHGSIEIGHVAFGGRLQRTPLATEAVYLLMQEAFALGNRRLEWKCDAANARSKRAAERLGFRYEGLFRQHRVVKGRNRDTAWFSLLDHEWPAVAAGFRRWLAVDNFDTKGRQRNALAVVAASAV, encoded by the coding sequence ATGACCACCCTCGCCTGGAGCCCTGCCCGCCCACCCCAGCCTCGCCCACTCCAAGGCCAGTACGTACGCCTGGAGCCCCTCGATCCGGCGCGCCATGGCGCCGATCTCTGGCTGGAGCTGCAGGCCGGCGAAAGGGCCGATCCGACGCTCTGGGACTTCCTGCCTTACGGCCCCTTCGCCGACCAGGCGGCCTTCGCGACCTGGCTGGCGGGACTGGCCCCGGGCCGCGATCCGCTGTTCTATGCAGTGGTGGACCCACGCGACGGTCGCGCCCTGGGCCAGCTTAGCCTGATGAGTATCGTCCCCGAACACGGCAGCATCGAGATCGGCCATGTCGCCTTCGGTGGGCGCCTGCAGCGTACGCCCCTGGCCACCGAGGCCGTGTATCTGCTGATGCAGGAAGCCTTCGCCCTGGGCAATCGCCGGCTGGAATGGAAGTGCGATGCCGCCAACGCCCGCTCGAAAAGAGCCGCCGAGCGCCTGGGCTTTCGCTATGAAGGCCTCTTCCGCCAGCACCGGGTGGTCAAGGGCCGCAATCGCGACACCGCCTGGTTCAGCCTGCTGGACCACGAATGGCCGGCGGTGGCTGCCGGCTTCCGGCGTTGGCTGGCCGTGGACAACTTCGATACCAAGGGCCGGCAACGCAACGCCCTGGCGGTAGTCGCCGCTTCGGCCGTCTAG
- a CDS encoding GNAT family N-acetyltransferase produces the protein MTIRPLTQHDHAVWHDLWQAYLTFYETVLPEITYARTWQRLLDPNEPIHGALAWEGERPLGLVHFIYHRSCWTETDYCYLQDLYVAEGHRGGGLGRKLIEHVYARAEADGCDRVHWLTQETNYPGRQLYDRIAARSGFIQYRQLLGERP, from the coding sequence ATGACCATTCGCCCCCTCACCCAGCACGACCACGCCGTCTGGCACGACCTCTGGCAGGCCTACCTGACCTTCTACGAAACCGTCCTGCCGGAGATCACCTACGCCCGCACCTGGCAGCGCCTGCTCGATCCGAATGAGCCCATCCACGGCGCCCTCGCCTGGGAGGGTGAACGGCCGCTAGGACTGGTGCATTTCATCTATCACCGCTCCTGCTGGACCGAGACCGACTACTGCTACCTGCAGGATCTCTATGTCGCCGAGGGCCATCGTGGCGGTGGCCTGGGTCGCAAGCTCATCGAACACGTCTATGCCCGTGCCGAAGCGGACGGCTGCGACCGGGTGCACTGGCTCACCCAGGAGACCAACTATCCGGGGCGCCAGCTCTACGACCGTATCGCCGCCCGTTCCGGCTTCATCCAGTACCGCCAGCTCTTGGGAGAGCGCCCATGA
- a CDS encoding GNAT family N-acetyltransferase, whose product MIIRPLTPADHAAWHDLWQAYLAFYETVLPETTYASTWRRLLDPREPIHGALAWEDDRALGLVHFIYHRSCWTEGLSCYLEDLYVAADSRGRGIGRQLIAEVYRQADEVRSDRVHWLTHETNRSARRLYDGLAERSGYLQYQHLCAATPSSISTPEEP is encoded by the coding sequence ATGATCATCCGCCCCCTCACCCCGGCCGACCACGCCGCCTGGCACGACCTCTGGCAGGCCTACCTGGCCTTCTACGAGACCGTCCTGCCGGAGACCACCTACGCCAGTACCTGGCGGCGCCTGCTCGATCCGCGCGAGCCCATCCATGGCGCCCTCGCCTGGGAGGACGACCGTGCGCTGGGGCTGGTGCACTTCATCTATCACCGTTCCTGTTGGACGGAGGGGCTGTCGTGCTACCTGGAAGATCTCTATGTCGCCGCCGACAGCCGGGGAAGAGGCATCGGTAGGCAACTGATCGCCGAGGTCTATCGCCAGGCAGACGAGGTCCGCTCTGATCGTGTCCATTGGCTCACCCACGAGACCAACCGCAGCGCTCGACGGCTTTACGATGGGCTAGCAGAGCGCTCCGGCTATCTCCAATACCAGCACCTCTGTGCCGCCACGCCATCATCGATCTCTACCCCCGAAGAACCCTGA
- a CDS encoding FMN-binding negative transcriptional regulator — translation MYPNPAFRLDDLPSLHQHLQAHALALLMSQSATGPLVSHLPLWLDPSEGPYGTLYGHLARSNPQAEALVEDGRVLAVFQGPQAYVSPAFYPSKAEHGRVVPTWNYQAVHARGTVEVFDEPERLLPLLERLTDQHEARRAQPWQVADAPADYLQGMLRAIRGLRLPIDSLQGIAKLSQNRNAADREGVRQGLATSADPSARALGELMSDPS, via the coding sequence ATGTACCCCAATCCCGCCTTCCGTCTCGACGACCTGCCCAGCCTGCATCAGCACCTGCAGGCCCACGCCCTGGCACTGCTAATGAGCCAGAGCGCGACCGGTCCCTTGGTCAGCCACCTGCCGCTCTGGCTGGACCCGAGCGAAGGCCCCTATGGCACCCTCTACGGCCATCTGGCACGCAGCAATCCCCAGGCCGAGGCGCTGGTCGAGGATGGCAGGGTACTGGCGGTATTCCAGGGTCCGCAGGCCTATGTCAGCCCGGCCTTCTACCCGAGCAAGGCAGAGCATGGACGGGTAGTCCCGACCTGGAACTACCAGGCGGTACATGCCCGCGGCACGGTGGAGGTATTCGATGAGCCCGAGCGCCTGCTGCCGCTGCTGGAGCGCCTTACCGACCAGCACGAAGCCCGCCGCGCCCAACCTTGGCAGGTAGCGGATGCCCCGGCGGATTACCTGCAGGGCATGCTGCGCGCCATCCGCGGCCTGCGCCTGCCCATCGACAGCCTTCAGGGCATCGCCAAGCTCAGCCAGAATCGCAACGCCGCCGACCGCGAGGGGGTGCGCCAAGGCCTGGCCACCAGCGCCGATCCCAGCGCGCGGGCCCTGGGCGAGCTGATGAGCGATCCTTCCTAA